In one window of uncultured Acetobacteroides sp. DNA:
- a CDS encoding HlyD family efflux transporter periplasmic adaptor subunit, producing the protein MPEIIDQKENEAVSKSFLIQEARSEEIQEIISKTPRWILRWGITVFLLILLLLLVVSWLVKYPETVTARLSLTTVSYPKAVVVKTSGKLMSLQVNDQQEVQKGATIGVMESIANYKDVARLDSSLSIVHHLVSERMYDKLVQLRQPTYQYLGELQASYQTFENSFIDLQNYLSTGIYLKKYGLLKNELQLSEKMLSNTLDQKDLQAKDLEIAAREYNVNKMLYDQKVIALLELKNIESKYLAKRGTVKQMESTVIGQQSSIIAKKKEIMELENQIAIKKATFLQELNTLKAELEKWKNSYLLTAPINGMVTYSKLIQEGINLKAGDELCYVVPSSNRYNGEIRFSQYALGKVAVGQKVKVKFTAYPYQEFGIVEGRVSYVSKIPVNDSLFVGRVSFDKGLVTNYRKTLSSKVGMTANAEIITKDRRLIERFFNNLRGAIQ; encoded by the coding sequence ATGCCGGAAATTATAGACCAAAAGGAGAACGAGGCTGTCAGCAAGTCGTTCCTCATTCAGGAAGCACGAAGCGAAGAGATACAAGAAATAATATCCAAAACGCCCAGATGGATACTCCGATGGGGAATCACCGTATTTTTGCTAATTCTACTTCTTCTGCTTGTTGTATCGTGGCTGGTAAAATACCCCGAAACGGTAACCGCCAGGCTAAGCCTTACCACCGTAAGCTATCCCAAAGCAGTAGTAGTAAAAACATCAGGTAAGCTGATGAGCCTACAGGTAAACGACCAGCAGGAGGTGCAAAAAGGCGCAACGATTGGAGTAATGGAAAGCATAGCCAACTATAAGGATGTTGCCAGATTGGATTCTTCGCTAAGTATTGTGCATCATCTTGTATCGGAAAGAATGTATGACAAGTTGGTGCAACTTAGGCAACCTACCTATCAATACCTCGGCGAGCTGCAAGCATCCTACCAGACCTTCGAGAACAGCTTTATCGACCTACAAAACTACCTTTCGACAGGTATCTATCTCAAAAAGTACGGACTACTAAAAAACGAGCTGCAGCTATCGGAGAAAATGCTGAGCAATACGCTCGACCAAAAAGACCTTCAGGCAAAAGATCTTGAGATCGCAGCGCGTGAATATAACGTAAATAAGATGCTATACGACCAAAAGGTTATTGCGTTATTGGAGCTTAAGAATATTGAGAGTAAATACCTCGCCAAGCGGGGAACCGTAAAGCAGATGGAGTCTACAGTAATAGGCCAACAGAGTAGCATCATCGCAAAGAAGAAAGAAATTATGGAGCTTGAAAACCAAATAGCCATCAAAAAGGCAACCTTCTTACAAGAACTCAATACGCTTAAAGCCGAATTAGAAAAATGGAAGAACAGCTACCTACTTACCGCTCCTATCAATGGGATGGTCACCTATTCGAAACTAATCCAAGAAGGTATAAATCTAAAAGCGGGTGATGAACTTTGTTATGTTGTACCAAGCAGCAACAGGTACAACGGCGAAATTCGATTCTCTCAGTACGCACTGGGTAAGGTAGCCGTTGGCCAAAAGGTAAAGGTTAAATTCACCGCCTACCCCTATCAGGAGTTTGGCATTGTAGAAGGTAGAGTATCTTACGTATCTAAAATTCCTGTTAACGATAGCCTATTTGTGGGTAGGGTTTCGTTCGACAAGGGGCTGGTAACCAACTATCGAAAAACGCTATCCAGCAAGGTAGGCATGACCGCTAATGCTGAAATTATCACCAAAGACAGGAGATTGATTGAGCGATTTTTTAATAATCTTAGGGGGGCTATACAATAA